In the genome of Nonlabens sp. MB-3u-79, one region contains:
- the recQ gene encoding DNA helicase RecQ has translation MADTQIGLEENLKKYFGFGQFRGLQKKVITALLNKEDCFVIMPTGGGKSLCYQLPALMQEGTAIVVSPLIALMKNQVDAIRGISDHDGVAHVLNSSLSKGDVQQVKDDIASGITKLLYVAPESLTKEEYVDFLKQHKISFLAVDEAHCISEWGHDFRPEYRNLRRIIDRIGSDIPIIGLTATATPKVQEDILKNLQITNATTFQASFNRPNLYYEVRPKTETVDADITRFIKQNDGKSGIVYCLSRKRVEALAQVLQVNGIKAVPYHAGLDAKTRVLHQDMFLMEDTDVVVATIAFGMGIDKPDVRFVIHHDIPKSIESYYQETGRAGRDGGEGHCLAYYAYKDIEKLEKFMSGKPIAEQEIGHALLQEMVGYSETSMSRRQYILHYFGEQFDPATGAGGDMDDNMRNPKPQKEAVEEVKKLIQLIGAAGERYKSKDIVNILMGKNNAMISSHKLDQHDYFGSGQNKEKAFWTALIRQVLVARLIKKDIETYGTLKVLDAGREFVITGKTFMMSDDHTYHQSSDQIVGAFKGGAIDTQLVKFLKDLRKKVASQKNVPPYVVFQDPSIEDMATKYPITMEEMANIHGVGEGKAKKYGKSFVELISTYVTDNDILRPDDLIIKSTGAKSGNKMYFITSIDRKLNFDDMASAKGMDMNNLIGELESIVYSGTKLNVGYWIDEILDEDQQEELHEYFIESESDKIDAAVEEFEGDYEEEELRLYRLKFISEVAN, from the coding sequence ATGGCAGATACGCAAATAGGATTAGAAGAAAATCTAAAGAAATATTTTGGATTCGGGCAATTTAGAGGATTGCAAAAAAAGGTCATCACAGCACTACTTAATAAAGAAGATTGTTTTGTCATTATGCCTACGGGCGGTGGGAAGTCACTGTGTTACCAATTACCAGCTTTGATGCAGGAAGGAACAGCTATTGTTGTTTCTCCACTAATTGCATTGATGAAAAATCAGGTCGATGCCATACGTGGCATTTCCGATCATGACGGCGTAGCGCATGTACTCAACTCCTCTCTTTCTAAAGGAGATGTACAGCAAGTAAAAGATGACATTGCTAGTGGGATTACTAAGTTGCTTTATGTGGCTCCAGAATCACTGACCAAAGAAGAATATGTGGATTTCTTAAAGCAGCATAAAATATCATTTCTAGCCGTAGATGAAGCACATTGTATTAGTGAATGGGGACACGATTTCCGTCCAGAATACAGAAACTTGCGCAGGATCATCGATCGTATAGGATCCGATATTCCTATTATAGGATTGACAGCTACAGCGACTCCTAAGGTGCAAGAGGATATTCTTAAGAATTTACAAATTACCAACGCCACTACTTTTCAAGCTTCCTTTAATAGGCCCAATCTTTATTATGAGGTGCGCCCTAAAACAGAAACAGTAGATGCTGATATTACTCGTTTTATAAAACAAAATGACGGAAAATCTGGTATTGTTTACTGTTTGTCTCGCAAGCGTGTGGAAGCGCTGGCTCAGGTATTACAAGTAAATGGGATCAAAGCAGTTCCTTACCATGCAGGACTGGATGCCAAAACAAGAGTACTGCATCAAGATATGTTCTTAATGGAAGATACTGATGTGGTGGTAGCTACCATAGCCTTTGGTATGGGAATCGATAAGCCAGATGTGCGGTTTGTGATTCATCATGATATTCCTAAAAGTATCGAATCTTATTATCAAGAAACGGGTCGTGCAGGACGTGACGGCGGAGAAGGGCATTGCCTTGCTTATTACGCTTATAAAGACATTGAGAAATTAGAAAAATTCATGTCTGGAAAACCTATTGCAGAGCAAGAAATAGGTCATGCACTCTTACAAGAAATGGTAGGTTACTCAGAAACGAGCATGAGCCGCAGACAGTACATCTTGCATTATTTTGGGGAGCAGTTTGATCCGGCTACAGGAGCTGGTGGTGATATGGATGATAATATGCGCAATCCAAAACCTCAAAAAGAAGCCGTAGAAGAAGTAAAAAAACTGATTCAATTGATAGGCGCAGCAGGGGAGCGATATAAATCTAAAGACATTGTCAATATCCTTATGGGTAAAAATAATGCGATGATTTCTAGCCACAAGTTAGATCAACACGACTATTTCGGAAGTGGTCAGAATAAAGAAAAAGCATTTTGGACGGCTCTGATACGTCAGGTATTGGTCGCACGTTTGATCAAAAAAGATATAGAAACCTATGGCACCCTTAAAGTGCTGGATGCAGGTCGTGAATTTGTAATCACTGGAAAGACATTTATGATGAGTGACGATCATACCTACCATCAATCTTCTGACCAAATTGTAGGAGCTTTTAAAGGTGGCGCAATAGACACGCAACTGGTGAAGTTCTTAAAGGATTTACGCAAAAAGGTGGCGTCTCAAAAGAACGTGCCTCCATATGTGGTTTTTCAAGATCCTTCCATAGAAGATATGGCCACTAAGTATCCCATCACTATGGAAGAAATGGCAAATATCCACGGAGTAGGAGAAGGAAAAGCAAAAAAGTATGGAAAGTCATTTGTAGAATTGATTTCGACCTACGTAACAGATAATGATATCCTTAGACCAGATGATTTGATCATCAAAAGTACGGGAGCAAAATCTGGAAATAAAATGTACTTCATTACGAGTATAGACCGCAAGCTGAACTTTGACGACATGGCAAGTGCAAAAGGCATGGACATGAATAATTTGATCGGTGAATTAGAAAGTATCGTTTATAGCGGTACCAAATTAAATGTAGGTTATTGGATTGATGAAATACTGGATGAAGACCAGCAAGAAGAACTACATGAGTATTTTATAGAATCAGAATCTGATAAAATAGATGCCGCAGTAGAAGAATTTGAAGGGGATTATGAAGAAGAAGAACTGCGCCTCTACAGATTGAAGTTTATCAGTGAAGTAGCTAATTAA
- a CDS encoding SIS domain-containing protein yields the protein MEEENKVLEVARRTIRIEAQAITDLVDGIDSAFAKAVVHIHHSKGRVIITGIGKSAIIAQKIVATMNSTGTPAIFMHAADAIHGDLGIVQTNDVVICISKSGNTPEIKVLVPLIKNFNNKLIAITSERESFLGKEADYVLHAAIKEEACPNGLAPTTSTTVQLVIGDALAVSLLELKGFTDKDFARYHPGGALGKKLYLRVQDISEKNNKPEVQATTSLRDVIVNITENMLGMTVVTDHHQAIGIITDGDLRRMLSSGKNIDDLVARDIMSSHPKTITADSMAVQARELMEEKNISQLIAVDEKDCYAGVVHIHDLIREGIV from the coding sequence TTGGAAGAAGAAAATAAAGTTTTAGAAGTTGCGAGAAGAACTATTCGCATTGAAGCACAGGCTATTACAGATCTTGTGGATGGTATTGATTCCGCTTTCGCGAAAGCGGTAGTGCATATACACCACTCAAAAGGCAGAGTTATTATCACTGGAATAGGCAAAAGTGCGATCATAGCCCAGAAAATAGTGGCTACTATGAACTCCACAGGCACCCCTGCGATTTTTATGCATGCCGCCGACGCTATTCACGGCGATTTAGGAATCGTACAAACCAATGATGTGGTGATCTGTATTTCAAAAAGTGGAAATACTCCAGAAATAAAAGTCCTGGTGCCATTGATCAAGAATTTCAATAATAAATTGATTGCGATCACAAGTGAAAGAGAATCCTTTTTAGGGAAAGAAGCAGACTATGTTCTTCATGCAGCGATCAAAGAAGAAGCTTGCCCTAATGGCCTGGCTCCTACCACCAGCACTACTGTTCAACTGGTTATAGGTGATGCGCTTGCGGTAAGTTTACTAGAATTAAAAGGCTTTACCGATAAAGATTTTGCGAGGTACCACCCAGGTGGCGCCTTAGGTAAAAAATTATACTTGCGTGTTCAAGACATCAGCGAGAAAAACAACAAACCAGAAGTACAAGCCACTACCTCTTTAAGAGATGTGATTGTGAATATTACAGAAAATATGCTGGGAATGACAGTAGTGACTGATCATCATCAAGCTATAGGAATTATTACTGATGGTGATTTAAGACGCATGCTTTCCAGCGGTAAAAATATCGATGATCTAGTGGCAAGAGATATTATGAGCAGCCATCCTAAAACTATCACAGCCGATTCTATGGCGGTACAAGCTCGAGAATTGATGGAAGAAAAAAACATCTCTCAATTGATTGCCGTGGATGAAAAGGATTGTTATGCTGGAGTGGTTCATATTCATGATTTAATAAGAGAGGGAATCGTATAA
- the tatC gene encoding twin-arginine translocase subunit TatC has product MARKKVDPNKMSFLDHVEELRWSLIRSIVGILIGAVIAGVFTDFIFDVIIFGPKRGTFITYEFFCDFGKYFGIVSDFCNPDFNFKVQSREMSDEFSTHIWTSILVGFVVAFPWVLYQVWRFISPGLKSTEKKYSSGFIIVCSLLFFIGVTFGYFVIAPLSVHFMMTYNLSPEISTEPSLSSYIGYIRASILASGLLFELPVIIYFLTKIGLATPEGLRKNRKFALVIVLIVAAVITPPDIASQIIVAIPVLILYEVSIFISKFVLYRQKRRKRKLAKL; this is encoded by the coding sequence ATGGCTCGTAAAAAAGTAGACCCTAATAAGATGTCATTCCTGGACCACGTAGAAGAATTGCGTTGGTCGTTGATACGTTCTATAGTTGGAATTTTAATAGGTGCTGTAATTGCAGGTGTTTTTACAGACTTCATTTTTGACGTTATCATTTTTGGACCGAAGAGAGGTACTTTTATCACCTATGAATTCTTTTGTGACTTTGGGAAGTATTTCGGAATTGTAAGTGATTTTTGCAATCCAGATTTTAATTTCAAAGTCCAATCTAGAGAGATGTCTGATGAGTTTTCTACTCATATTTGGACCTCCATTTTAGTAGGTTTTGTAGTTGCTTTTCCATGGGTATTGTATCAAGTATGGAGGTTTATATCACCAGGTTTAAAATCGACAGAAAAAAAGTACAGCAGCGGTTTTATCATTGTATGTTCTCTGTTATTTTTTATTGGGGTAACCTTTGGGTATTTTGTTATTGCTCCTTTATCGGTTCACTTTATGATGACGTATAACTTAAGTCCAGAAATATCGACAGAACCTAGTTTATCCAGTTATATAGGCTATATCAGAGCCTCCATTTTAGCTTCTGGATTGCTTTTTGAATTGCCTGTCATCATCTATTTCTTGACTAAAATAGGTCTTGCTACACCAGAAGGACTAAGAAAAAACAGGAAGTTTGCCTTAGTCATCGTACTGATTGTAGCCGCCGTTATCACACCGCCAGATATTGCTAGTCAAATAATAGTTGCTATACCTGTGTTAATTTTATACGAAGTGAGTATTTTCATCTCTAAATTTGTCCTTTACCGACAGAAAAGAAGAAAAAGAAAATTAGCTAAGTTATAA
- a CDS encoding carboxymuconolactone decarboxylase family protein: MSNQVEEFNAYRAKMNDAILDDNNKIIKRIFNIDTNAFTAGRLDKKTKELLGLVASTVLRCDDCVKYHLEASHKEGISKEEVVEALSIATLVGGTIVIPHLRRAYEYWDAIEQHAASK, from the coding sequence ATGAGTAATCAAGTAGAAGAATTCAATGCGTATCGCGCAAAAATGAACGATGCCATTCTCGACGACAACAATAAAATCATCAAACGCATCTTCAATATAGATACCAATGCTTTTACAGCAGGTAGATTAGATAAGAAAACCAAAGAACTTTTAGGTCTTGTTGCTAGTACGGTGTTGAGATGTGATGACTGTGTCAAATACCACTTAGAAGCCAGCCATAAAGAAGGTATTTCTAAGGAAGAAGTTGTAGAAGCCCTTTCCATCGCTACATTAGTGGGTGGAACGATTGTGATACCTCATCTGCGCCGTGCATATGAATATTGGGATGCTATAGAGCAGCATGCTGCCAGTAAATAA
- a CDS encoding glycosyltransferase, which yields MKLLQIIDSLEAGGAERMAVNIANVLTQEGHDSHLCVTRKEGLLQKAIAPEVAYLFLNKKGKIGWRAVFKLRTYIQQHQIEVVHAHSTSAYIAVLALVFLKNPPKLIWHDHYGKADQLDQRPDKIWKLISVFFDQIISVNKRLKTWAEKELKCKKVLYLENFAVKVPTVPLLSPLGGTEGKRIVCLANLREQKDHLHLLQAFERLASEYHEWTLHLCGQDFQDAYSNELKRHIQKPALASRVFLLGSRPDVTAVLNACDIGVLSSKSEGLPVALLEYGLCSLPVVVTDVGACKEVVADCGLVVPPENPELLASALEELMSNRELRDRYALQFHEHVLQHYGSDRYVERLLEVYDS from the coding sequence ATGAAACTGCTTCAAATCATAGACAGTCTAGAAGCCGGTGGCGCAGAACGTATGGCGGTGAATATTGCTAATGTGCTCACTCAAGAAGGTCACGACTCCCATCTTTGTGTGACTAGAAAAGAAGGCTTGCTTCAAAAAGCAATTGCCCCAGAGGTAGCCTATCTTTTTTTAAATAAGAAAGGCAAGATAGGATGGCGTGCTGTTTTTAAATTGAGGACTTATATACAACAGCATCAAATAGAAGTAGTTCATGCGCACAGCACTTCTGCTTATATAGCGGTACTTGCTTTAGTTTTCTTGAAGAACCCACCTAAACTGATTTGGCACGACCATTATGGTAAGGCTGACCAATTAGATCAAAGGCCTGACAAAATATGGAAGTTGATTTCTGTCTTTTTTGACCAAATAATAAGCGTCAACAAGCGATTAAAAACTTGGGCAGAGAAGGAGCTGAAATGTAAAAAGGTGCTGTACTTAGAGAACTTTGCTGTAAAAGTTCCGACGGTTCCGCTTTTGAGTCCGCTGGGTGGAACAGAAGGAAAGCGCATCGTATGTCTTGCCAACTTAAGGGAACAGAAAGACCACCTGCATTTGCTTCAAGCTTTTGAGAGGCTAGCGTCAGAATATCACGAATGGACCTTACACCTCTGCGGTCAGGATTTTCAGGATGCCTATTCCAATGAATTGAAGCGTCACATACAAAAGCCAGCTCTTGCAAGTCGTGTTTTCCTATTGGGATCACGACCTGATGTAACAGCCGTTCTTAATGCCTGTGATATAGGAGTGCTCTCTTCTAAGTCAGAAGGATTGCCGGTCGCCTTATTAGAATATGGGTTGTGTTCTTTGCCAGTCGTAGTTACCGATGTAGGCGCTTGTAAAGAAGTAGTAGCTGATTGCGGACTCGTTGTTCCTCCAGAAAATCCGGAGCTTCTAGCATCAGCTTTAGAAGAACTAATGTCAAATCGCGAATTAAGAGATCGTTATGCCCTTCAATTCCATGAACATGTGCTGCAGCATTACGGCAGTGATCGTTATGTGGAGAGGCTTTTGGAGGTTTATGATTCTTAA